GCCATGAGCGAGTGCCCCGACTTCCACACCTCCACCGCGCCCGCCGATGTGGTGCGGCGTCAGTACCTCGCCTCCGCGCACGGCGACCTCGAAGCCCTGCGGGCCACGCTGGCCGACGATGTGGAGTGGACCGAGATGGCGGGGTTCCCCCTGGCCGGCACCTACCGCACCCCCGACGGCGTCACCGCCGCTGTCATGGAGAACCTGGGCAAGGACTGGGACAACTGGACCGCCCACGACGACACCTACGTCGTCGACGGCGAGAACGTCGTGGTCTTGGCCCGCTACACCGCCACCAACAAAGCCACCGGCAAGGACCTCGATGTCCGGGTCGCCCACCATTTCGTCGTCCGCGGCGGCCGCATCGTCCGCTTCGAACAGTTCGTCGACACCGCCAAGGTTCGGGATGCCATGACGGCCTGAGGGGGGCGAGTCAGCTGTCGTCTGATCGAGCTCGTCACGCTCACGGTGCGAATTGGGCTGGTGCCGTTGTGTATTCGATCACTTGGCTTTCGGAAACGAGCTGATCCCTACTCCAGCCCACATCGCTGCGGCCTAGCGTTTCAGCATGACCGAGACTGCGCCGATCTCCTCCCCACGAGATCCGCACTACACGCTGACCAACGCATGGGAATTCGCCGACGAACGCCTCACACTGCTGGGCGCAGCCTACGACCCGGACAGTATCGCCCTCGCTCAGCGACTGGGCGTCGGTGCGGGATGGCGGTGCCTGGACGCGGGCGCCGGCGGCGGATCGTTCGCGCGCTGGCTGTGCGATGCCACATTGCCCGGCGGTCGAGTACTCGCGGTCGACGCGGACCCACGCCACCTGACGGACCTGCCCGATCGTGGCGGCGAAGTAGCCCAGATCGACCTCGTCACCGGCGACCTCCCCGAATGCGCCTTCGATTTCGTCCACACCCGATTCGTGCTGCTGCACATCGCCCGCAGAGACATTGTTTTGGAACGTCTGGCGCGAGCACTGGCGCCGGGGGGAGTACTCATGCTCGAGGAAGGCGACGGGCTCGGCGTGCACGAGGAAATGCCGGGCGCATTCGGGGAGGTCTGGCGTGCCTTCGCACGTTCGACCGAGACCGCGGGCGCGGATCAAGCCTGGGCCCGCAACTTGCCCGCGCACCTGGAGGCGCTCGGTCTCGTCGATGTCCGAGCCGCTGTGGAGATCCCGGTGTTCCGGGGCGGTTCACCGATGGCGCGCATGTGGGACCTCACCTGGATGCAGGCCCACGAAACCCTGATAGCGCACGGGGTTGCGCCCACGGTCACCGCGACCGCGCAGGCCGAGTTGCGGGACGAGCAGCGTTGGTTCTATGCCCCGCCCACGGTCCGCGCATGGGGCCGAGCCCGGTCACCCAGTGACGCGTCCTGACCGCAGCCGCTAGTTGATACCGCGACAGGCCGAGAGGGTCGCCGTAGAGTCTGCACATGGCGGTCCAGTTGGAACTGCAGTCCGCGCCAGCGTTGCGGCTGAGCCCGGAGTGCCTGGTGTATACCGGCACTGCCCGGTTGTTCCGGACAGGTGTGGTGATGATCCAGTCCTCCGGCGCACCGGGCGAGCAGTTCGGGTTCTTTCTGCCCGATGTGCCACCGCTCACCGAGCACGCTGCCGAGCCGGGGCTGTGGGCCGAGGTGTCGCTGATGACGGCCATCGCCACCTCGACCTCGGGCAGCTTTCCGTTCGGGGTGGAGAAGGTGCACGCCGCCTACGTGCCCGACCCGCGTGGCGGCGGCAACCGGTGGCTCAACCTGTCCGGCACCGCCCATATCGGCCGTGAGATCCGGATCGGCTATCGGGTCACCGTGCAGACGGCCGGAGATCGGTAGCCGGCGTCATGCCGTCCGATTGGGTAACACTTCTGGCAAACGGTCTCCGGATGCCTCCCTGACACGTGTGACGTTCGCTCGGCTCGGGCGTTCAACCGGTTTTCGCTCCGAGGCCCGGCGGCCGCCGCCCTTCAGGGCGGGAGTATCGATCAGCCGAGGAACGCGGTCAGGGCCTCGACCACGGCATGCGGCTGTTCCTCGGGGATGTAGTGGCCACAGTCGGCGATCTCGACCACCGTCACCTCGGTCCCCTTGGCGGGCATCAGGTTTCGCAGATACTCGTAGTTGCTCTGGGCGCCGCCGAGCGCCAGCAGCGGTGCCGCGATCCGGCCGTAGCCGCGTTGGTCGGCGATGTCCTGGTTGAAGGTGCGGTACCAGCCGTTACCGGCGCGGATGGCATCGGCGGTGGAGTAGGCGTGGGCGTAGACCTGGCGTGCGCGCTCGTCGATGGCGGCCGGATCCTCGGCCTGGCGACCGAACAGCCAGTCGAGCAGCAACCGGATGCGCCCGTCGGCGAGCAGCAGTTCGGGCAGGCCCTGTACCTGGTTGAACGCGAACCACCACAGGTAGGAGCGGTCTCCGGCCTCGATCACCGAGTCCACGTGCTGATCCGGTTCGGGCAGCAGCCCGAATCCCGCCCAGCCTTCGTCGGGGTGCGGCACGTCCAGCAGTGCGATCTTGTCGGTGGCGTCGGGATAGTTGGCGGCGTACGCGTAGGCCACCATCGCGCCGATGTCGTGCCCGGCGATGCTCACCGACTCCCAGCCCAGATGCGCGACCAGGGCACGGATATCGGCGGCCATGGTCCTCTTGTCATAGCCCTCGACCGGCTGGTCCGAGCCGCCCATGCCGCGCAGGTCGACCGCGATCACCCGGTAGCGGCGCGCCAAGGCGGGCATCACCTTGTGCCACTGCCACCAGGTCTGCGGCCAGCCACCCAGCAACAGCAGCGGTGTGCCCGCCCCGCCGTCGACGTAGTGCAGCCGGACTCCGTTGACCTCGGCGACATGACTCGTGAATTCTCCCTCCAGCGAGGCGGCCAGGGCGGCGTCGGACAACAATTCGGGCGCGATCGTGCTGGTCATTCGGATTTCCTCACTCACCGTTCGACCGTACGAATCTCTCGTACGTTTAACGGTACGAAACATTCGTACAATCGAGCGGGAATGTCAAATGACCGTACGAAGATCGCGTACAGTGAGGGTATGGCCGACCTGTACCACCCCGATCCGGCCGCCATCCGGCTCGTCGACGTACTCGCCGCGCTCGGGCACCCGGTGCGCATGGAAATCGTCCACGCCCTGGCAGGCGGCGAGGAACGCTTCTGCGGCGAAATCCTGCCCACCGCACCGAAATCCAGCCTCACCCACCACTGGCGGGCACTACGCGAAGCCGGGATCATCCACCAGCGCCGCGTCGGCCGCAAGTTCTACCTGACCTTGCGCCGCGCCGACCTCGACGCACGCTTCCCCGGCCTGCTCGACCTCGCCTTCAGCGAACCGGCCGAGCTCGGCGAACCCGACCGAGGATCCGCCACCGCCGGGTAGTCGGGGCTCCCGAACTCATCGCGGCGCGACTGGCGCTTGCCTAGCACCGACCGAGGAGTCTCCCGGCGCGCTCTGGCCGACTCTCAGCCGACCGCCACCGTGTCCGTCGATTCCGCGGCCCGCACACGCACCCAGGTGCTGTTGACGGCGGCCGCGCCGGTAAAGGTGTCGGTCAATGCCGGGTCGTGCAAAGCGTTGACGTTCTTGCCCGGCAGGGAAGCGGCAACCTGCCAGCCGACGCCCGGCTCCTGATGGCCCCAGCCGTGCGGGACGGCGATGGTGCCAGGGCGGATGTCGTCGCTGACCTCCACCGGGACCACGATTGATCCGGTTTTCGAGGTGACCGTGACCGGTACGCCGTCGGTGAGACCGCGAGCGGCGGCGTCATCAGGATGCATCAGGGCGGTGCAGCGGTCCTTGCCCTTCACCATCGAAGGCACGTTGTGCAGCCAGGAGTTGTTGCTGCGCAAGTGACGGCGCCCGATCAAGCGCAGATCGAAACCATCATCGCGGGCTTGGACGCCCTGGTGGACATCATCGAGCAAACCACGCGCGGCGGTCACGAAGTCCGAGGGCGCCAGCTGTACCTTGCGATCCTTGGTGCCGATCAGCTGACGGAGCCGGGGACGCAGCGGACCCAAATCGATACCGCCCGCACTCTCACGCACCTTGCCGACCGTCAAACCCTTCAAACCGCGACGCAGGACCCCATAGGGCCCGGCCGCGATACCCAACGCCGACAACCGCATCGGACTGAACTGTTCGAAAAGCCCACGGATCGCGCCCGTGGTCAGTCTGCGGGCGGGCAGCGGGAGCAACTCGGTCACCAAGCGCGCCATGATCTCCCAGTCCTCGAGACCATCGGCGGGCGGATCGAACACGCGGGCGTTGTAGCGCAGATTGTTGCGCACGCTGAACAGGGGGAGCAGCACATCGAGATCCTCGCGTTCCAGCGGGGAGATCGGCGGCAGAATGATGTCGGCGTGACGAGTGGTTTCGGTGACGTACATGTCCACGGCGACATAGAAATCCAGGCCCTCCAGCGCCGCGTCGAGCTCACCGCGGTTAGGGGTCGACAGCACCGGGTTACCGGCGTAGGTGACCATCGCACGGATCGTGCCGTTGCGGATCTCGTCGGTGAGCACCGCCACCGGCAGCTCGGTGCGGAACGCTTTGAACTGCCCCGAACTGTCGGTCCACGCACCATGACCCATCGGCAGATACTTGCCGAAACGCGCCGCATCGATCGGCGGAGTCGCGAACATGTGCCCGCCAGGACGGTCCAGATTCCCGGTGGCAGCGTTGATGATGTTGACCAGCCAATGGGTGAGCGTGCCCGTCACCTGCAGGCACACCCCCAGCCGGGCATACAGCACCGCCGACTCCGCGGCCGCGTGCTCACGCGCCAGCCGGCGGATCACCTCCGCCTCCACCCCCGCCAACGGCGCAGCCTGTTCCGGAGTGAAATCGGCGACCAGCGCACGAATCTCACCCCACCCCGAGCACTGCTTCGCGATCGCGCTCTCATCACACAACTTCTCGGTGACCAGCACATGCAGCATCCCCAGCAGCAGATACGGATCCCCGCCCGGAGTGACCGCGACATGCTCATCGGCCAAGCGCGCGGTCTCGGTGCGACGCGGATCGATCACCACGACCTTCCCGCCACGTGCACGCACATCCTTGATGCGCAGCTTGGCCCCCGGCATCGTGGTGATCGAACCATTGGACACCGCCGGATTCGCCCCCAGCACCACCAGTCGATCCGTGCGATCGATATCGACCACCGGCATCAGCAGATTCGACCCGAACATCCGCCACGCCACAAACTCCTGCGGGAACTGATCGATCGAGGACGCGGTGAAAAAATTCTTGGTCAGCAGCACCGCCCGCAACAGCGCGCCATAGATCACCGAGGAA
This DNA window, taken from Nocardia sp. XZ_19_385, encodes the following:
- a CDS encoding nuclear transport factor 2 family protein, translating into MSECPDFHTSTAPADVVRRQYLASAHGDLEALRATLADDVEWTEMAGFPLAGTYRTPDGVTAAVMENLGKDWDNWTAHDDTYVVDGENVVVLARYTATNKATGKDLDVRVAHHFVVRGGRIVRFEQFVDTAKVRDAMTA
- a CDS encoding class I SAM-dependent methyltransferase, yielding MTETAPISSPRDPHYTLTNAWEFADERLTLLGAAYDPDSIALAQRLGVGAGWRCLDAGAGGGSFARWLCDATLPGGRVLAVDADPRHLTDLPDRGGEVAQIDLVTGDLPECAFDFVHTRFVLLHIARRDIVLERLARALAPGGVLMLEEGDGLGVHEEMPGAFGEVWRAFARSTETAGADQAWARNLPAHLEALGLVDVRAAVEIPVFRGGSPMARMWDLTWMQAHETLIAHGVAPTVTATAQAELRDEQRWFYAPPTVRAWGRARSPSDAS
- a CDS encoding alpha/beta fold hydrolase, encoding MTSTIAPELLSDAALAASLEGEFTSHVAEVNGVRLHYVDGGAGTPLLLLGGWPQTWWQWHKVMPALARRYRVIAVDLRGMGGSDQPVEGYDKRTMAADIRALVAHLGWESVSIAGHDIGAMVAYAYAANYPDATDKIALLDVPHPDEGWAGFGLLPEPDQHVDSVIEAGDRSYLWWFAFNQVQGLPELLLADGRIRLLLDWLFGRQAEDPAAIDERARQVYAHAYSTADAIRAGNGWYRTFNQDIADQRGYGRIAAPLLALGGAQSNYEYLRNLMPAKGTEVTVVEIADCGHYIPEEQPHAVVEALTAFLG
- a CDS encoding helix-turn-helix transcriptional regulator, with protein sequence MADLYHPDPAAIRLVDVLAALGHPVRMEIVHALAGGEERFCGEILPTAPKSSLTHHWRALREAGIIHQRRVGRKFYLTLRRADLDARFPGLLDLAFSEPAELGEPDRGSATAG
- a CDS encoding molybdopterin oxidoreductase family protein, with product MSATTIARQCTLCEAHCGILVTVEDKQVTRIEGNPDDVLSKGYICPKATAMGGLHHDPDRLRTPVRRVGAEFEPIGWDEAFREIGLRLRAVRGAHGPSAIGMYLGNPAAHSSSVIYGALLRAVLLTKNFFTASSIDQFPQEFVAWRMFGSNLLMPVVDIDRTDRLVVLGANPAVSNGSITTMPGAKLRIKDVRARGGKVVVIDPRRTETARLADEHVAVTPGGDPYLLLGMLHVLVTEKLCDESAIAKQCSGWGEIRALVADFTPEQAAPLAGVEAEVIRRLAREHAAAESAVLYARLGVCLQVTGTLTHWLVNIINAATGNLDRPGGHMFATPPIDAARFGKYLPMGHGAWTDSSGQFKAFRTELPVAVLTDEIRNGTIRAMVTYAGNPVLSTPNRGELDAALEGLDFYVAVDMYVTETTRHADIILPPISPLEREDLDVLLPLFSVRNNLRYNARVFDPPADGLEDWEIMARLVTELLPLPARRLTTGAIRGLFEQFSPMRLSALGIAAGPYGVLRRGLKGLTVGKVRESAGGIDLGPLRPRLRQLIGTKDRKVQLAPSDFVTAARGLLDDVHQGVQARDDGFDLRLIGRRHLRSNNSWLHNVPSMVKGKDRCTALMHPDDAAARGLTDGVPVTVTSKTGSIVVPVEVSDDIRPGTIAVPHGWGHQEPGVGWQVAASLPGKNVNALHDPALTDTFTGAAAVNSTWVRVRAAESTDTVAVG